The following DNA comes from Mucisphaera calidilacus.
GCGGGAGGTTGTCGTCGGTGTCCTCGTCCGGGGCTGGCGGTTCGACCTGATAGCGGGTGTTGGAGCGGTGGGTGTCGGAGGTGTTGACGCGGAGCCAGAGGAGTGTGGCGCCGGCGAGGGCGAGGGTCCAGGTCCACCAGAGAGCGGCCAGTAGCGTCACGTTGTCTCCACGCTTGAGGGGTCGTGCGGTGGAAGCGTAGGCCTGCTCATGCGTTCTTGTTGAAGGTGTGGACGGCGTCGACCATAGCGACGAAGTTGTCGACGGGTGTCATGGCCTGGGTGTTGTGGATGGTGTTGAAGACGAAGCCTCCGCCTTGGGCGAAGATTCGGCAGCGATCGGTGACCTGCTCGCGGACCTCGGTGGGTGTGCCGAAGGGCAGGACGTGCTGGGTGTCGATGCCGCCTCCCCAGAAGGTGATGCGTTTGCCGAAGCCGGCCTTGAGTTCGGCGGGGTCCATGCCGGTGGCGGAGCACTGGACGGGGTTGAGGATGTCGAATCCGGCATCGATAAAGGAGTCGATGAGGCCCGCGACGGCGCCGCAGGAGTGCTTGAAGGTCTTCCAGCGTGTGTTGGCGTGGACCCAGTCGTTGATCTCGCGGTAGAAGGGTAGCCAGAGGTCGCGGAAGGTGTCGACGGAGCAGAACTGGGAGGTCTGAGTTCCGAAGTCGGTGCCGCAGATCACGATAACGTCGATGAGGTCGCCGACCTCGTCGTTGAGGCGTTGGAGGTTGGGGAGGGCGATGTCGACCTGGTGTCGGAAGATGGCCCTGACGAAGTCGGGTCGCATGGCGGTGGACATGTACCACTCGGAGATATCGCGGATGCCTTTGGGTTGTTTGAGGAAGGGGGCGGGGACGAGGGCGATGTCGCCTAGTCCGGTGCCGGGTGAGCAGACGACGACGGCGCGTCCGGTGGCGTGGGCGTCGCGGACGCCTCGGGTTATGGTTTGCAGTTCGTCGTCGGTGAGGGGCTTGAATTCCTCGGTGTTGTCTTCGACGGCGAGGTTGTCCTCATCGATGGGCTCCTGGCGCACGATGGCATCGAAGAAGTACCCCCCTGCGGGCATGTGTCCGCTGGCGTGGGCGTCGGAATCGCCTTGGGGGTAGATGTAGACGTCGCCCTTGTCGGTGGTGGTGGTGACGAAATCGGCGGGGACGAGGACGTCCTGTTTCCAAGGGGTTGTCCAGGATTTCCATCCGGTGGCGGGGAAGCCGAACATGGTGCTGTGCGGGATGACGCCCTGGGTGTCGATGCCGAGGGCGGCTTTGAGGTCGTCCTCGACGTAGCCGAGCATCTGATAGGGCTCGTGGACGCGGACGGGTCGCTGTTCGAGGCCGTAGTGCTGTCGGAGTTGCTCGATGACGGAGCAGTGCAGGCCGGTGATGAAGGTGGCGCCGAAGTCGATGGGCAGTCGGTCGGGCTGCTGGTGATTGATGGCGGCAAGGACACGGTCGCGCGAATCCGTAGCGGGCATGGCATTTCCTCAAAAGGTCGGCCATGCTTTTTAGCAGATGAGGGTTGTGCGTACCTGTGCGGTAGCGGTCAGGCGGCGCCGTGGATGTACTGGTGGAGGTATTCGATCATGACGGCCTGGCCTTCGAGTCGGAAGGCGTTGAGGTCGCCGATGGAGATGACGCCGGCGAGTTCGCCCGCGTCGGTGACGACGGGGAGGTGTCGGACGCGTCGGTCCTTGAAGATGTCGGAGATGTCTTCGAGCGAGGTTTCGGGTGTGCAGGTCCAGAGGTTGTCGGTCATGACGCTCTTGACGGAGGTGGTTTCGGGTTTTCGGCCGGCGGCGATGACTTTTCGGAGGATGTCGCGTTCGGTGATGATGCCTTTGAGGTTCTCGTCGTCGACGACGAGGAGCGAGCCGATGTTGTGCTCGTTCATGATCTCGGCGGCACGATCGACGGTGGTCTCGGGGGGGACCGAGTGCACTTTGTTTCCCTTGCGATCGAGAAGCAGTTGGACGTTTGGCATGGGGTGATACTCCTGCGTACGACATGAAAAGATGCGCGGCCAGAGAGGAGAACGTCGCGGGCGACGGTCTGGTTCAAGCGTACCACCGGAGTGCGGGGAAAATAAAGGAAAAAACGTCCAATCCGTGGATTTTACAGGAGATATGAGAGTCTGAAGACGTCAGATAAAGGTGTTTAGCGGAAGAGTTTGCCCTGTCCGGGGCTGAGTCGTTCGTTCATTTCGAGGACGCCTCGGACTTCCTCGATGAGGTCGTCGAGGTCGCGGAACTGCTTGTAGACGGAGGCGAAGCGGACATAGGCGACCTGGTCGATGGTGCGGAGTTGTTCGGCGAGTCGCTGTCCGATGTCTTCGGCGTCGATCTCGCGTTGTCCGGTGCGTCGGAGTTCTTCGGTGACGTGGTCGACGGCTTCCTGGAGGCGTCGCGTCGGGACGGGTCGTTTGTAGCAGGCGGCCTCGAGTCCGGCGAGCATCTTGGCTTTGTCGAAGGGGACACGGCTGCGGTCGCGTTTGACGACGACGAGTTTGGTGGTTTCCTCGACGGTTTCGTAGGTGGTGAAGCGTTTTGAGCAGTTGAGGCATTCGCGTCGGCGTCGGATCGCCTTGCCGTTCTCAGCGGGGCGGGAGTCGATGACGCGGTCTTTGTTGGCTTCGCAGTAGGGGCATCGCATGGTTAATGGTTATTATCCCGGAGCTTGGAAGTTCTGCCAGTGACAGGAGGTTCCGTGAGGATCCGGATTGCGATATTGGGTGACATCGTGGGCACGCCGGGGCGTCAGGTGGTGGCCTCGGCGGTGAAGCGTCTGAAGCGTGAGATGGGCGTGCAGGTGGTGATTGCGAATGTGGAGAACGCGGCGAACGGTTCGGGGCTGACGCCTGATCTCCATAAGAAGCTGCAGCTGGCGGGTTTAGACGGCATGACGATGGGGGATCACGCTTATCGCAAGAAGCAGATCGTGCCGACGCTGGAGCGGGGTTCGGACATCATCCGGCCTGCGAACCTGTCGGCGAAGGCGAAGGGGAAGGTGTGTCTGCGTCTGGTGGCGGAGGTGGAGGAGGTGAAGCTGCCGATTTACGTCTTCACGGTGGTGGGGCGTTTGTTCATGAACACGATGCAGGGGACGGACCCGTTTGCGACGGCGGATCGTCTGATCGAGCAGATTCATGAGCGGCCGAGCGTGATTCTGGTGGAGGTTCACGCGGAGGCGACGAGTGAGAAGGTGGCGATGGGTTGGTATCTGAACGAGCGTGTGACGGCGGTGTTCGGGACGCACACGCATATTCAGACGGCGGATGCGCGGGTGCTGCCTCGGGAGATCGAGGGTCCTCGGAGCGGGGCGTCGGTGCTGCCGCTGGGCGAGGGCGGGACGGCGTACATCACGGACCTGGGGATGAGTGGTCCTCAGGATTCGGTGTTGGGCCGTCGGGTGGACCGGGTGGTGAGTCAGATGACGACGGCGATGCCGGCGGCGTTTGACGTGGCGGAGGGCAACCCTGAGGCGCGGGGTGTGATCGTGGAGGTGGAGTCGTCGACGGGTCGTGCGGTGGGGGTCGAGACGATCGTGCTGGGCCCGGAGGATGCCTGAGTTGCCCAGGCGTCAGAGCCGTCAGGGTTCAACAGGGGATTTGGGGTGGAGGCTGCGGCTGGTATCAAGGCGGGTCTGAGATCGGGCGGGTGAATCGTGCGGGTAGCCTCATGGGCGGTTGTGGTTGCCCGATAACGAGAGCATGGAAGAGCGCGAAAACCGACGTGTGACCGCGGACCTGTCCGACGGGCTGAGGCTGACCGACGAACTGTCGGTGGATGAGTTGTCGCTGCCGGAAGTGGCGTGGCCGCGTCACGGGTTGACGACGACGCTGCGCGGCATCCTGACGGGCGGCGTTGTGGCGGCGGGTGTCGCGGGCGGTCTTGGTTGGTGGCTGGGCGGGCCGTTGCTGTCTGCGGCGGCGGTGGCCGGCGTGGCGGGATATGCGCACTGGCGCTTGTCGCGTGGCGTGGTTCAGTCGCTGGGCAATCTGATTGACCGGCTGGAGCTGACCTCGTGCAACCCGACGTCGGAGTTGGTGGAGAAGCTGCCGCTTGAGCGTGAGGACGAGATCGGCCAGGTGGCGCGTGCGATGGCGCGTGTCTGCCGGAACTCGATCCGCAAGGGTTTTGAGGCGCAGCAGCTGCGTCGGACGATTGATCAGCGTGTGCGTCTGGCGACGCGTAAGGCGACGTCGCGTCTGCAGCGTGAGACGCTCCGCGACCCGATGACGGACCTTGGCAACCGGCGATTCCTGGAAGAACAGGGGCCGAAGCTGTTTGATGCGACCGAGGCGAGTGACCTTTCGCTGCTGTGCGTGGCGATCGATCTGGATCACTTCAAGGCGGTCAACGACACGCTGGGTCACGCGGCGGGGGATGACGTGCTGGTCTTCGTGGGGTCGCTGATCAAGGCGACGACGCGTGAGGACGATATGGCGGTTCGCCTGGGCGGCGACGAGTTCCTCGTGCTGATGCCCGGTGCTGATTTTGATCGTGGTTTGAAGTTCGCGGCCCAGCTCCGCTCGCTGTTCACGCAGCAGACGGGTCTGCTGACGCGTGGCGGGCCGAAGCCCGACCTGTCGATCGGCATCGCGGAGCGGCTGTCGGACCGTTGTGACTCGCTGCAGTCGCTGATGGAGCGTGCGGACGAGCGTCTGTACACGGCCAAGCGAAACGGTCGGGGTCGCGCGGAGGCGGGTTAAACGCTCAGGCGTGGTCGAGCATGGAGCTGAGTCCGGGGCGGAAGACGACCTTATCGTCGACGACGACGAGTTTCTGATCGAGGAACATCTGCACGGCGTCGGCGAGGATGCGTCCTTCGAGTCGTTGTCCGTTGGCGCGGACGTCCTCGGCGGTGTCGCGTCCGACGTCGATGTGGAAGACGTCCTGGAGGATGATGGGTCCCTCGTCGAGGTCTTCGGTGACAAAGTGGGCGGTGCATCCTGCGACGCGGACGCCTGCTTCCCATGCGGCGTGGTAGGGCTTGGCGCCGGGGAAGTGGGGCAGCAGCGAGGGGTGGATGTTGATGATCTTGTAGCGGAAGGCCTGGACCATCTCGGGGGGGACGATCTGCATGTAGCGTGCGAGGACGATGAGGTCGGGTTGGGCCTTGGCGAGTTGCTCCATCATCCACTTGAAGTGGGCCTGCTTGTCGGGCTTGGCGGGGAAGTGTGCGAAGGGCAGTCCGGCGGCCTTGGCGACGGGTTCGAGGTCGGGGTGGTTGCCTAGGACGGTGACGAGGTCGCCTCGGAACTTGCCGGCCTTCCAGTCGTCGATGAGGGTCTGGAGGCAGTGTGCCTCTTTGGAGACGAGGACGGCGACGCGTTTGGGTTTGCGGTCGTGCAGGGCGACGCGGACTTCCATCTCGATGTCGCGGCCGAGTTCGAGCAGGTCGGTGATGAGCTGGTCGAGGGAGGGGGTCATGTCGGCGAGGTCGACGAGCATGTCCATGATGAACTCGCCGTTGACCACCTGCTGCTCGAGGTCGAGGATGTTGACGCCTCGCTCGGCGAGGTAGGTGGCGAACCGGGCGACGACGCCCTTCTGGTCGCGGCCGATGACGCTGACGACGGCTTTGATTTCGGGCATGGGGTGGCTCCGATTTCTGTGGAGGCATAGGGTGAGGGTCGGGAGCGGTGATTAGAGCCGATAACGGTGTTCCACGCACCCGGTCGGGATTACTACAATCGTCGGTTCGCTCGCGGGTGGTCGTGAGCGGATCTGACCCTGCAGCAGAAGGTAAGTCATGTCTGAGACGGCGACGTATGACCTGGTTGTGATTGGCGGCGGTCCCGGCGGCTATGTGGCGGCGATTCGCGCGGCGCAGCTGGGGATGAAGGTGGCGTGCGTGGAGCGTGACCGTCTGGGCGGTGTCTGTCTGAACTGGGGGTGTATCCCGACCAAGGCGTTGATCGCGGGGGCGGAGTTCTACCACCGGCTGACGCACGAGGCGGAGGAATGGGGTGTGAAGGCGGAGGGTGTGACGCATGACTGGGGGCGTGTGATCGAGCGTTCTCGAGAGGTGGCGGGTCAGCTGAACAAGGGCGTGGGCTTTCTGCTCAAGAAGAACAAGGTGACGCACATTGAGGGGCACGCGTTTATCCCGTCTGCGGGGAAGGTGGAGATTTACGCGTCGGACGACAGCGAGCGTCAGGGTTCGGTGAAGCAGGTGCTGGAGGCGGGGAAGATCCTGATCGCGACGGGTGCGCGGCCGAGGCCGTTGCCGGGGGCCGAGTTTGATGGCAAGCGGATCATCGGTGCGAAGGAGGCGATGACGCTGACCGAGCAGCCCAAGTCGATGGTGATTGTCGGCGCGGGCGCGATCGGGATGGAGTTTGCGTATGTCTACAACGCTTACGGCACGCGGTGCACGGTGGTGGAGATGATGGACCGCGTGCTGCCGATCGAGGACACCGAGGCATCGGACGTGGTCGAGCGTGCGTTCGGCAAGATGGGCGTCACGGTCAAGACGGGTCACAAGACTCTGTCGCTGGAGAAGACGGATGAGGGCGTGCGTGCGACGGTGGCGCCGGCGGACGATGAATCGAAGACCGAGGTGCTGGAGGCGGACGTGGTGCTGGTGGCGATCGGCGTGATGGGCCGCTACGACGGTCTGTTCGATGCGTCGCTGGGCGTCGAGACGTTCAAGGATCACATCAAGGTGGATTACCGCAGCGCGGGCGCGGACTACCAGACGTCGGTTCCGGGGATTTACGCGATCGGCGACGTGATCGGCCCGCCCTGGCTGGCGCATGTGTCGTCGGAGGAGGGCATCGTGTGCGTGGAACGGATGGCTGGTCACGAGGTCGAGGACATCGACTACGACGCGATTCCGGGCTGCACGTACTGCCAGCCGCAGGTGGCGTCGGTCGGTCTGACCGAGCGTGCGTGCGAGGAGCAGGGGATTGAGTATGTGGCGAGCAAGTTCCCGTTTGCTGCGTCGGGCAAGGCGCAGGCGCTGGGCGCGACCGAGGGCTTCTGCAAGCTGATCTCGGGCAAGAAGCACGGCGAGGTGCTGGGTGCGCACATGGTGGGCGAGGGCGTGACAGAGCTCATCGCGGAGATTGGTCTGGCGATCAAGCTCGAGGCGACGATGGACGAGGTGATCGGGACGATGCACGCGCACCCGACGCTCTCGGAGGCGACGCACGAGGCTGCGCTGGGCGCTCAGAACCGGATGATCCATTTTTAACCAGCGGTCTGTTCGCGGTGCCTAGTATCAGTCTTCACGCACCCCTTATGGAGACTGATGATGGTGATGACAGCTTCGACGATGCTTGGCCTGGGCACGCAGGCCCCGGATTTTTCGCTGCCGGACACCGAGGGCGGGACGGTGTCGCGTTCGGATTTCGCGGGCAAGCCGCTGCTGGTGGTGTTCATGTGCAATCACTGCCCGTTCGTGAAGCACGTGGCGCGTCAGCTCAAGGCGCTCGGGGATGATTACATGCCGAAGGGCGTGGCGATGGTGGGGATCAGCGCGAACGACGTGAGCACGCATCCCGATGATTCGCCTGAGAACATGAAGTCGGAGAAGGCGGCGCGTGGTTACGCGTTCCCTTATCTCTATGACGCGGACCAGTCGGTGGCGAAGGCGTACACGGCGGCGTGCACACCTGACGTGTTCCTGTTTGATGCTGAGCACAATCTGGTCTATCGGGGGCAGTTGGACGAGACACGGCCCAAGCGGCTCGATTCGGGCGCGTATGACTACGACCATCCGGCGTCGGACGGGAAGGACCTGCGTGCGGCGCTCGACACGATGCTCAATGGCGGGTCGATCCCGGCGGAGCAGACGCCTTCGATGGGGTGCAACATCAAGTGGAAGGCGGGGAGCGAGCCGAGCTACTTCGGCGGTTGAGGCTCTAACGGGTCAGCAGATCGATGAAAGACTGGATGCCGCGCTCGGTCGCCCGATCGAGCGCGGTTTTTTGATCGCGTGGGTCGGCGATCGCGGGATCCGCACCGTGATCGAGCAGGAGGCGAGCGATGTTGAGGGCGGGTTCGCCTTCGGCGACGCAGCGGTGGAGCGGGGTGTGGTTTTCGGGGTCTTTGGGGATGGTGTGGTTGGCGTTGGCACCGGCGTCGAGCAGAACGGCAACGGCTCCTTGGCTCAGGGCGCGGATGGCGTGGTGGAGCGGCGTGCGGGCGGCGTTGTCAGGGGCGTCGACGCGTGCTTCGCGTTCGATGAGCAGGGAGAGGGCGTCGGCGTGGCCGGCGGCGGCGGCGTTGGTGAGGGGTGAGCGTCCGTCGGCATCGCGGACCTCGATCTCGGCGCCGGCGTCGAGGAGTTGGGTGATGATGGTGGTGTCGCCTCGGCTGGCTGCGAGGTGGAGCGCCGTTCGCATGGCGTGAAGCGGGGTTTCGAACCGTGTTCGCCCGTCGGGCATGGCACCGAGGTCGAGGAGGAGCGCCACGGTCTGGGGTGATGCGACTTCGGCGGCGAGGTGGAGCGGGAGGCAGAGTTCGATGCCCCAGTCGCGTTGCTGCCCGACGTGGGTGTGGAGCACGCGTTCGTTGGCTGCAACGAGTTCGCGGATGGTTGAGTCGTCGTTCTGTTCGATGGCTGCGAAGAGGTCGGCGGGTCGGACCATGGGTCATTTCCTGAAATCGGGTTGATAATCAGATGTTAGAGCACCCCCCTGCTGCGTGCCGCGCCATGTGTCTTTACAATCGGGTCCCGAGTTCAGTTTGACGCTTGCAAGGATCACACATGGCAGCAGATGCGACCAGCGGCAGTAGCGGTAACGGCAAGTCGGCGGCCCGACGTCAGCGCAAGGCCGAGCCGTTGCTGCTGGAGTGTGCGTGGGAGGTCTGCAACCAGGTGGGCGGTATCTACACGGTGCTGCGGTCGAAGGTGCCGAGCATGGTGAGTCGGTGGGGGAACCGTTACTGCCTGATCGGCCCGTACCTGCCGGGCAAGGCGCAGGTGGAGTTCGAGCCGCGTCCGCTGATCGGCGCGTTCGGGACGGCGGTGAAGGCGCTCAACGAGGCGGGCATCGAGGCGCACTACGGGCGTTGGCTGGTGACGGGTCGTCCGAACGTGGTGCTGGTGAATCACATGTCGGTGTTCCGCTACCTCTACGACGTGAAAGGTCGGTTGTGGCGTGACCACAACATCCCGACGCCTTCGGACTCGGAGGAGATCAACAACGTTGTGGCGTTCGGCGAGGCGGTGCGTTACTTCCTGACGGTCCTGGCGCAGCAGGAGTCGGACAAGCGTCCGTTCATCGCGCACTTCCACGAGTGGCTGGCGGGCACGGCGATCCCGATGCTTCGTCAGGAGCAGTGGCCGGGTGCGCTGGTGTTTACGACACACGCGACACGGCTGGGGCGTGTGCTGGCGATGGAGCACCCTGAGTTTTACGCGCACCTGCCGTTCCTGGACGCGGACGCGGAGGCGAAGCATTATAACCTCGAGACGCAGCACCAGATCGAGACGGCGGCGGCGCACGGCTCGCACGTCTTTTCGACGGTGTCGGACATCACGGGTGACGAGTGCACGAATCTGCTCAAGCGCTCGCCCGACGTGCTGCTGCCCAACGGCCTGAACATCCAGCGTTTCGCGGCGTTGCACGAGTTCCAGAACCTGCACGCGAAGTACAAGGAAGAGATCCACGAGTTCACGATCGGCCACTTCTTCCCGTCGTACTCGTTCAACCTGGACACGACGCTCTACTTCTTCACGTCGGGTCGCTACGAGTTCCAGAACAAGGGGATGGACGTGACGATCGAGGCGCTGGCGCGTCTCAATCACCGGCTCAAGGCGAGCGGGTCTCCGGTGACGGTGGTGTTCTTCATCATCACGAAGGCTCCGGTGCGTTCGATCAACGTGGCGGCGCTGGAATCGCGTTCGATGCTCAGCGAGTTCCGGGACGTGGCGGACGCGATCAAGGAGCAGGTGGGCGAGGGTCTGGTGCTGGCGGCGGCGGAGGGGCGTGTGCCGGACCTGAATGATCTGGTGGACGAGTACTGGCGTCTGCGTCTGCGGCGTTCGCTGCACGCCTGGCGTCGTGACTGGCTGCCGCCGATCGTCACGCACGATCTGGTGGACGACCAGACGGACGACGTGCTCAACGCGCTGCGTCGCTGTCACCTGTTCAACGGCCCGCACGACCCGGTCAAGGTCGTCTATCACCCGGCGTTTATCACGAGCACGAACCCGCTGTTCGGCATGGAGTACGACCACTTCGTGCGCGGGTGTCACCTGGGTGTGTTCCCGTCGTACTACGAGCCTTGGGGGTACACCCCGCTGGAGTCGATCGCCTTGGGCGTGCCGGCGTTGACCTCGGACCTTTCGGGTTTCGGGTCGTACCTGATGCAGCTGATGGCGGATCACGAGGACCGCGGCGTGGGGATTATCGAGCGTCGGTACCGCGACTTCCACGCCACCGCGGATCAGATCTGCGATCAGATGTTCCGGATGTGCCAGTTGTCGCGGCGTGAGCGGATCTCGCTGCGGAACAAGGTCGAGTCGTTCTCGGAGCACTTCGACTGGCACAACCTCGGGCGTCGGTACCACGAGGCGCACGCGTTGGCGCTGGACCGCGCGGGGGTGTAATCAGTTCGGGCTGAGGCCGGTGTCGGGGCGGTTGCGTGAGGCGTTTTCGCCGAGGTCGTTCTCGGCGAGGAGGGTGAAGAGTTTCTTGCGCAGGAGTTGTGCGGAGAAGAGGGTGTCGTCGGTCTGGATGACGACGACGGGGAGCCCGCGGGGGCGGACGAGTAGCGGGTAGGCGAACTGGATGTTGAGCTCGGCGGCAAGCAGGCTCTCGCAGAGTTCTTCGAAGGTCCGTGACTCGGAGACCTCGACGGCGAGGACGTTGCTCTCGGCGAAGGCCATGGCGTTGCGCTGGAGCAGGCGTCGCGCGAGGTCGGCGTTGGAGGTAATGAGGCGGACGACGGCGTGGTCGGCGGAGTCGATGACCGAGAAGCCGGCGAGGGTGAGGCTCTGGCCGGCGAAGCAGTGGGCGACGTCGAGGAGCTGTCCGACGCGGTTGTCCAGGAAGACGCTGAACTGGATGTTGCGTGGCGGCTGGTAACCGCCTGCGGTCGGAGTTTCTACGGGTGCCTGCGTCATGGTGTCAGCTTAATGATGCGTTCTGCGGGCGTCGATGGTTTTTCGGGAATCAGGCGGCGGCTTCGCTGGCGGCCTGCCTGAGGTACCAGTCGCAGGTGCGTTCGAGGCCGGTGTCGAAATCGACGAGGGGTTCGTAGCCGAGCAGTCCGCGGGCACGATCGATGGAGGCAAGTGAGTGGCGGACGTCGCCTGGGCGTTCGGGCTCGTGGATCGTCTGGAGGCTGGTGCGTCCGAAGCGTTGGATCATGCCCTCGGCGAGTCGCTGGACGGTGATGGACTCGGCGCAGGCGATGTTGATGGAGACGCCGTCGAGCAGGTCGGGGCGTGTGATGGCGAGGAGGATGGCGTGGGCGACGTTGGCGACGTCGCAGAAGTCGCGTGACTGTTTGCCGTCGCCAAAGATCGTCGGGGCGAGTCCGTGGCTGAGTCGGTTGGCGAAGGCGGCGATGGCGGCGGCGTAGGCGGAGTTGGCGTTCTGCCGTGGCCCGAAGATGTTGAAGAAGCGGAGCGAGACCGTGTCGAGGGGCTGGTAGGCGCGGGCGTAGGCCTTGAGCATCGACTCGCCGGCCACCTTGTTAGCTGCGTAGGGGCTGGCGGGGTCGGTGGGCATGTCCTCGTGCTTGGGGAGCAGTTCGCTGTTGCCGTAGACCGCCGCGGAGGAAGCGAGGAGGACGCGTCGGACGCCGGTGGTCCGTGCGGCCTCGAGGACGCGGAGCGTGCCGATTTCGTTGACCTGGTGGTAGCGGGTTGGCTCAGCGACAGACTGGGGCACGGAGCCGAGGGCGGCGAGGTGGACGATGGCGTCGCAGTCGGCGGCGGCCTCTTCGACGGTGGTCTGGTCGAGGATCGTTCCGCGGACGAAGCGGTAGTGCTCGGCGTCGTCGCGGACGTGCCTGGGATCACCCGTGGAGAGGTCGTCGAGGACGGTCACGGCGCCGCCAGCGGCGAGGATGGCGTCGATGAGGTGAGACCCGATAAAACCGGCCCCGCCGGTGACCAGCAGGCGTCGTCCGGCGATCTTCGGGGCGTGGAGGGCGTGCCAGTCGATCGGGCTGTCGATGATGTGCGTCAACGGGTGCTCCTGTACGGATGCTATGCCCGGTTTCCATCGGCCAGATCGCGGATTCGGCCTTGGGTTAATAACGAGGGACGTTGGGATCGATCCGGGTCGACCAGGCGTCGATGCCGCCGGCCATGGAGGCTACCTCGTCGAAGCCCTGCTGGAGGAGGTAGTGAGCCACATTCAGGGAGCGGATACCGGCGTGGCAGAAGGCGACGACCAGTCGATCCTCGTGCTCACGGAGCTCGTAGAGCCGGGCGGGGATGTCGCCCATGGGTATGAGGATCGATCCGTTGATGCTGGCGATGGCGCGTTCATCGGGCTCGCGGACGTCGAGCAGCAGGAAGGGTTCGCCCGCGTCGAGCATTCGTTTGACCTGCTCGGGGCTGATTTCCGGGGATGCCGGGTCCTGAGGCATGAGGGTCGTCTCCGGATGATCGAGGTCAGGCGTCGGCGCGGGCGACGTGGGAGTAGGCGTCGAGATTGAGCACGACGGTCTCGCCGTCGTCCATCCTGAGCACGA
Coding sequences within:
- a CDS encoding glycosyltransferase, coding for MAADATSGSSGNGKSAARRQRKAEPLLLECAWEVCNQVGGIYTVLRSKVPSMVSRWGNRYCLIGPYLPGKAQVEFEPRPLIGAFGTAVKALNEAGIEAHYGRWLVTGRPNVVLVNHMSVFRYLYDVKGRLWRDHNIPTPSDSEEINNVVAFGEAVRYFLTVLAQQESDKRPFIAHFHEWLAGTAIPMLRQEQWPGALVFTTHATRLGRVLAMEHPEFYAHLPFLDADAEAKHYNLETQHQIETAAAHGSHVFSTVSDITGDECTNLLKRSPDVLLPNGLNIQRFAALHEFQNLHAKYKEEIHEFTIGHFFPSYSFNLDTTLYFFTSGRYEFQNKGMDVTIEALARLNHRLKASGSPVTVVFFIITKAPVRSINVAALESRSMLSEFRDVADAIKEQVGEGLVLAAAEGRVPDLNDLVDEYWRLRLRRSLHAWRRDWLPPIVTHDLVDDQTDDVLNALRRCHLFNGPHDPVKVVYHPAFITSTNPLFGMEYDHFVRGCHLGVFPSYYEPWGYTPLESIALGVPALTSDLSGFGSYLMQLMADHEDRGVGIIERRYRDFHATADQICDQMFRMCQLSRRERISLRNKVESFSEHFDWHNLGRRYHEAHALALDRAGV
- a CDS encoding acetolactate synthase; translated protein: MTQAPVETPTAGGYQPPRNIQFSVFLDNRVGQLLDVAHCFAGQSLTLAGFSVIDSADHAVVRLITSNADLARRLLQRNAMAFAESNVLAVEVSESRTFEELCESLLAAELNIQFAYPLLVRPRGLPVVVIQTDDTLFSAQLLRKKLFTLLAENDLGENASRNRPDTGLSPN
- a CDS encoding NAD-dependent epimerase/dehydratase family protein: MTHIIDSPIDWHALHAPKIAGRRLLVTGGAGFIGSHLIDAILAAGGAVTVLDDLSTGDPRHVRDDAEHYRFVRGTILDQTTVEEAAADCDAIVHLAALGSVPQSVAEPTRYHQVNEIGTLRVLEAARTTGVRRVLLASSAAVYGNSELLPKHEDMPTDPASPYAANKVAGESMLKAYARAYQPLDTVSLRFFNIFGPRQNANSAYAAAIAAFANRLSHGLAPTIFGDGKQSRDFCDVANVAHAILLAITRPDLLDGVSINIACAESITVQRLAEGMIQRFGRTSLQTIHEPERPGDVRHSLASIDRARGLLGYEPLVDFDTGLERTCDWYLRQAASEAAA
- a CDS encoding rhodanese-like domain-containing protein, which produces MPQDPASPEISPEQVKRMLDAGEPFLLLDVREPDERAIASINGSILIPMGDIPARLYELREHEDRLVVAFCHAGIRSLNVAHYLLQQGFDEVASMAGGIDAWSTRIDPNVPRY